In the Kaistella sp. 97-N-M2 genome, one interval contains:
- a CDS encoding MGH1-like glycoside hydrolase domain-containing protein: MTERQRMQDDQWKTWGPYVSNRQWGTVREDYSHNGNAWGHTTYNEAISRTYRWSEDGIAGICDTKQRLCFALSFWNRKDKMIKERFFGLSNHEGNHGEDLKEIYYYLDNTPTHSYMKMVYKYPIGEFPYDRLIAENARRNKQEEEYELVDTGIFEENNYFDIFIEYAKINHDDILVRVTVSNRSAEKAPLVLLPTLWFRNNWSWGYGDYIPQLKSSASGEIEIHHESLPIIKLYSRQENTEAIFCNNESNPAVVKGANPDAKYFKDGVNNFVVHGNENSVNPEKVGTKASFMLEAEIGAGETKTFDFRLSPHDMENAFFDFDEIIQLRKEEAEDFYADIQEGLTDPEEKNIQRQAFAGLLWNKQFYHYNVSKWLNGDPKLDIDRDPTLFARNAEWEHMQNKDVISMPDKWEYPWFATWDLAFHCVPFAILDAGFAKHQLKLLTKEWYIHPNGQLPAYEWDFSDVNPPVHAWSTFRVFKIDERLNGKADVPFLESVFQKLLLNFTWWVNRKDKNGNNVFGGGFLGLDNIGAFDRNMEFKNGDHLEQADGTSWMAMFALNMMRISMELALYNPIYEDMAIKFFEHYLYIAEAMENLGDAKNGLWNEDDGFFYDVLQLNDGDSKSLKLRSIVGLIPLFAVEIVEHSLLQKLPNFLERMEWILRNKPRLAELVSHWEVEGQGGKHLMSILRKTRLKRVLCRMVDEKEFLSDYGIRSLSKVYENEPYEFNVDGKNFTVKYTPAESDSSMFGGNSNWRGPIWFPINFLIVESLQRFHYYYGDNLQVEYPSNSGEMRNLDFVATDLSKRLYSIFKEDENGNRAFNGGNDLLNHNEFFKNYIMFHEYFNGDTGKGIGASHQTGWTATIAKLIQPRMGSRPR, translated from the coding sequence ATGACTGAAAGACAAAGAATGCAGGATGACCAGTGGAAAACATGGGGTCCGTATGTTAGCAATAGACAGTGGGGAACGGTGCGCGAAGATTACAGCCACAACGGAAATGCCTGGGGACATACTACTTACAATGAAGCCATCAGCAGAACGTACCGGTGGAGCGAAGATGGCATTGCCGGCATTTGCGACACAAAACAGCGCCTGTGTTTCGCCCTTTCGTTCTGGAATCGTAAAGATAAAATGATCAAAGAACGTTTTTTTGGTCTGAGTAATCACGAAGGAAACCATGGCGAAGACCTCAAAGAAATTTACTACTATTTAGACAATACGCCCACGCATTCCTATATGAAAATGGTGTATAAATATCCAATCGGTGAATTTCCTTATGACAGACTGATCGCAGAAAATGCGAGACGAAATAAACAGGAGGAAGAATATGAACTGGTAGACACCGGCATCTTTGAGGAGAACAATTACTTCGATATTTTTATCGAGTACGCCAAAATAAATCACGACGATATTCTGGTTCGTGTTACCGTTTCCAACAGAAGTGCAGAAAAAGCCCCTTTGGTCCTGTTGCCAACTCTTTGGTTTCGAAACAACTGGAGTTGGGGTTACGGCGATTACATTCCTCAACTAAAATCTTCGGCCAGTGGCGAAATTGAGATTCATCACGAATCCTTACCCATCATAAAATTATATTCGCGCCAGGAAAACACCGAGGCAATTTTTTGCAACAACGAAAGCAATCCCGCCGTAGTGAAGGGGGCGAACCCCGACGCAAAATATTTTAAGGACGGAGTTAACAATTTTGTTGTTCATGGCAATGAAAACAGCGTAAATCCCGAAAAGGTCGGAACGAAAGCCAGCTTCATGCTGGAAGCAGAAATTGGAGCCGGCGAAACAAAAACCTTCGATTTTCGTTTGAGTCCGCACGACATGGAGAACGCCTTTTTTGACTTCGACGAAATTATTCAGCTTAGAAAAGAAGAGGCTGAAGATTTTTACGCCGATATCCAAGAAGGACTCACCGATCCGGAAGAAAAAAACATTCAGCGACAGGCTTTTGCAGGCCTGCTGTGGAACAAACAGTTTTACCATTATAACGTTTCGAAATGGCTGAACGGCGACCCCAAACTGGATATCGACCGAGATCCCACTTTGTTTGCGCGCAACGCAGAGTGGGAGCACATGCAAAATAAGGATGTGATATCGATGCCCGACAAGTGGGAATATCCGTGGTTTGCGACGTGGGATCTGGCCTTCCACTGTGTTCCCTTTGCCATTTTAGATGCTGGTTTTGCGAAGCACCAGCTCAAATTGCTAACCAAAGAATGGTACATTCACCCAAACGGTCAGCTGCCTGCTTACGAATGGGATTTCAGCGACGTTAATCCGCCTGTTCATGCATGGTCCACGTTTCGCGTTTTTAAAATTGATGAAAGGCTCAACGGAAAAGCCGATGTGCCTTTCCTGGAAAGTGTTTTTCAAAAATTACTTTTGAATTTTACGTGGTGGGTCAACCGAAAAGACAAGAACGGAAACAACGTTTTCGGCGGGGGCTTTTTGGGCTTAGACAACATCGGCGCATTTGACCGGAATATGGAGTTTAAAAACGGTGATCACTTGGAACAGGCCGACGGAACCAGTTGGATGGCCATGTTTGCTTTAAATATGATGCGCATCTCTATGGAATTGGCCCTTTATAATCCGATTTATGAAGATATGGCAATCAAATTCTTCGAGCACTATCTTTATATCGCCGAAGCAATGGAAAATTTAGGCGATGCCAAAAACGGTTTGTGGAATGAAGATGACGGTTTTTTCTATGATGTTCTGCAATTGAATGACGGTGATTCAAAATCATTGAAATTGAGGAGTATCGTGGGCTTAATTCCACTTTTCGCGGTAGAAATTGTAGAACACAGTTTGCTGCAAAAATTACCCAACTTTCTGGAAAGAATGGAATGGATCCTTCGGAACAAACCACGACTGGCAGAACTGGTCTCGCATTGGGAAGTAGAAGGACAAGGCGGAAAACATTTAATGAGTATCCTCCGCAAAACACGATTGAAAAGGGTTTTATGCAGAATGGTAGATGAAAAAGAATTTTTGTCCGACTACGGTATTCGCTCTTTGTCGAAAGTGTACGAAAATGAGCCCTATGAATTTAATGTGGATGGGAAAAACTTTACGGTAAAATATACGCCGGCGGAAAGCGACAGCAGCATGTTCGGTGGGAACAGCAATTGGCGCGGGCCCATTTGGTTCCCCATCAATTTTCTTATTGTCGAAAGTCTGCAGCGATTTCACTATTATTATGGCGATAACCTGCAGGTGGAATATCCCTCGAACAGCGGCGAAATGCGAAATCTCGACTTTGTGGCGACCGATTTAAGCAAAAGACTCTACTCCATTTTTAAAGAAGACGAAAACGGAAACCGCGCCTTCAACGGTGGAAATGACCTGCTGAATCACAACGAGTTTTTCAAAAATTACATTATGTTTCACGAATACTTTAACGGTGATACAGGAAAAGGAATTGGTGCCTCACACCAAACCGGCTGGACGGCGACGATTGCAAAACTCATTCAACCGAGAATGGGATCGCGACCACGATAA
- a CDS encoding OsmC family protein, whose protein sequence is MKITLNRINDDYLFECKNSIGNSILLDNISESAGTKAVSPMESLLMAVAGCSGIDMVSIMKKQRQDLTRFSAEVEGERIQKDEAKPFKNIMVKFFLEGKINPKKAQKAAELSFEKYCSVSKTLDPNVSVSYEVFVNGEKVES, encoded by the coding sequence ATGAAAATTACACTGAACAGAATTAACGACGATTATCTATTTGAATGCAAAAACTCAATCGGTAATTCGATCCTTTTAGATAATATTTCGGAGTCGGCAGGAACAAAAGCCGTGTCGCCGATGGAAAGTTTATTAATGGCAGTTGCAGGCTGCAGCGGAATCGATATGGTTTCCATTATGAAAAAGCAACGTCAGGATTTAACCCGGTTCTCCGCAGAAGTTGAAGGCGAAAGAATTCAAAAAGATGAAGCAAAACCCTTTAAAAATATTATGGTGAAGTTCTTTCTGGAAGGAAAAATCAATCCAAAAAAAGCCCAAAAAGCGGCGGAACTTTCCTTTGAGAAGTACTGTTCGGTTTCCAAAACTTTGGATCCTAATGTCTCAGTAAGTTATGAGGTTTTTGTGAATGGGGAGAAAGTGGAATCTTAA